From the genome of Rathayibacter sp. VKM Ac-2804:
ACCCTCTACCAGTACGCGACCAACGGCCAGACGACCGGCTACGGCGAGAACTCGACCTCCGAGGGCTGCAACATCTACAACATGCTCAAGCTCACCCGGGCGCTGTTCCAGGTGACGAAGGACGTGAAGTACGCCGACTTCTACGAGAACGCGTTCATCAACGGCGTGCTCTCGGTGCAGAACCCGGAGACGGGCATGGTCACCTACTTCCAGCCGCAGACCGCGGGCTACGCGAAGGTGTTCGGCGAGGAGCACGACGAGTTCTGGTGCGACCACGGCACCGGCGTCGAGAGCTTCACCAAGCTCGGCGACTCGATCTACTTCGAGGGGCCGAAGACGGTCTACGTGAACCAGTTCCGCTCGTCGGTGCTGAGCTCGGGCGGCAGCAATCTGAAGGTGACGCAGACGGCCGACATCCCGAACACCGACACCGCGCGCTTCACGATCGCGGCGCTCGGAGCGGGAGCGGTCGCCGAGGGCACCACGCTGCGCCTGCGCATCCCGGCCTGGGTCGACGGAGCGCCGACGCTCACCGTGAACGGCGCCGTCCACGACGTCGCGGCGCTGACCGAGGGCGGCTACGCGGTCGTCCCGGTGGCGGCGGGCGACACCCTGACCTGGAAGCTCCCGGCCGCGGTCGCCGCGGTGGCGAACACCGAGAACGCGAACTGGACGGCCTTCACCTACGGGCCCGTCCTCCTCGCGACCGAGCTCAACCGGAACAACGTCGACGCCTCGTACCCCGCGGGCGTGCTCGTGCAGATGAGCGTCGCCGACAAGACGGTGAACTCGAACGTGATCGTCGCGAACGCGGCCGCGTGGACGTCCTCGGTGCAGCAGAACCTGCTCCGCCTGCCCAACGGGGCGAACGGCAACGGGACGACGACGATGCGCTTCGGCATGACGAACGTCGACGCCGCCTCCGAAGCCCGGATCTTCCAGCCGTACTACAGCCTCTACAACGCGCGCTACGCGACCTACATGACGCTCATCGCCCCCGACTCTCCGGAGGCGCAGGCGCTGATCCTCAAGGAGAAGCAGCAGCTGCGGGTGGAGGAGGCGACGATCGACTCGCTCACGTCGTTCGACAACAACAACAGCGAGGCCGACAAGAACTACAAGTACAACCGCTCGTCGGTCGGCACCTGGCGCGGCGAGGGCTACCGCGACGGCGAGCGGTCGGCCGACGCGTACTTCCAGTACGACATGATCGTCGACCCGACGCTGCCGAAGAACCACCTCGGCGTCCGCTACTACGGCGGCGACGCGGGGCGCACCTTCGACGTCTACCTCAACGACGTGAAGCTCAAGACCGAGGTGGTCTCGGGCGCCGCGGGCGCGCTGAACTGGTACGTGCAGTACGACGAGATCCCGCGCTCGGTGCTCGACGGCATCGCGGCGAAGGACAGCTACAAGAGGAACCAGGCCGGGGCGTACGTCCTCGACGCGCAGGGCGACAAGGTGCCGAAGGTGACCGTGCGCTTTCAGGGCACCGGCACGGCGAGCAATGTTGGCGGCGTCTTCGGCGTCTCCACGACGGAGTCGACCGGGTTCGCGACGAACGCGGAGCTGTCCAAGCTGACCTCGTCCGTGGGCACGCTCTCGCCGGCGCTCGCCGCCGGGGTGCGCGATCTGACGCTGACCGTGCCGGTCTCGACGACGAGCGTCGCGCTCGATCTCGACCCGGCCGTGGCCAGCGGACTGGTGAAGGTCGACGGCGTGCTGATCGACGACACCGTCGCCCGGACCGTGACCCTCGCGGCCTCGGGGACCACGAACGTCGTGATCACCTCCTCCGCGCAGGACCACACGACGCTCGCGACCTACCGGCTCGCGATCGTCCGGGCCGCTCCGGCCGCCGTGATCGACCTGACGGTCTCGGCCACGACGCGCTGCGTCGCCGGCAAGGTCGTCCTGACGACGACGGCCCGCAACGACTCGACGGCGACCGCGGCGATCTCGATCGCCACGCCGTACGCCACGAAGTCCTACCCGGGCATCGCGGCGGGCAAGAGCGCGACGCAGGCCGACACCACCCGTGCCGTCTCCATCCCGGCCGGCACCGCGACCGTCACCGCGACGGCCACGATCGACGGGGCGGCGGTGACGACGACGAAGGCGGCCCCCTACTCCGCCCGCGCCTGCGGCTGACCCCGCGCCGGCTCCCTCCGCGAGATGCCACTTGTGCACGCTTTTCACGGCGTGTCGCGTACCCAAGTGGCATCTCGCGGCGGGGATCAGGGCGTGGGGAGGCGCCGGGCGTTACCTATTCGTTACACATCTCGA
Proteins encoded in this window:
- a CDS encoding beta-L-arabinofuranosidase domain-containing protein, which encodes MTTRRRLPIAAAAVMALTAGLLAVGPTAQAAPAASLDSAKVLELPFDGSITDTSGRGNTVGMQKGTAAYGTGLAGQAFEFTGGNAVSLGTDARLQPADLTVSFWYKPTAAMTGEQVFTWSKTAYNSDGWYLTSESDATPLALSIGPATGQPYKVAIDTARAGFFPTNEWTHVVATYDKATKQVAFYRNGVKQPTVTKYEASGAATGVLGSEGTSTKTLGFNGPQYNGAHLRGLLDDYVLYGEVATTTDVVALTKAHNAAFDPAAVAKADLDAVTLPASTSTGFSVPTRGAKGSDLSWTSSDESAIAISGGTATVTPPTGTATTVTLTGSSTYGGSTAVTRTFTIQVQPKGVKSSSHLQEAGLSDVTVQDPYLDNGEQQTVEYLLSLDPEMFLHSFYTQAGLTPTTAGGYGGWERESGTRFQGHFFGHYLSGLSQAYASEQDPTTKAALLAKLTASVDGLKKVQDAYALKDPANAGYVSPFPVSYLPSGADGLLVPFYNLHKVLAGLLDAHQYAPSAVSAEALVVADGFGSWITTWAGRQANPGQLLNTEYGGMNEALYRLYETTQKPAHKRAAEYFDETALFRKLANNEDVLNGLHANTTIPKLIGALKRYTLFTDDPALYATLTATEKADLDMYRRAAENFWRMVDESHSYANGGNSQSEHFHGADTLYQYATNGQTTGYGENSTSEGCNIYNMLKLTRALFQVTKDVKYADFYENAFINGVLSVQNPETGMVTYFQPQTAGYAKVFGEEHDEFWCDHGTGVESFTKLGDSIYFEGPKTVYVNQFRSSVLSSGGSNLKVTQTADIPNTDTARFTIAALGAGAVAEGTTLRLRIPAWVDGAPTLTVNGAVHDVAALTEGGYAVVPVAAGDTLTWKLPAAVAAVANTENANWTAFTYGPVLLATELNRNNVDASYPAGVLVQMSVADKTVNSNVIVANAAAWTSSVQQNLLRLPNGANGNGTTTMRFGMTNVDAASEARIFQPYYSLYNARYATYMTLIAPDSPEAQALILKEKQQLRVEEATIDSLTSFDNNNSEADKNYKYNRSSVGTWRGEGYRDGERSADAYFQYDMIVDPTLPKNHLGVRYYGGDAGRTFDVYLNDVKLKTEVVSGAAGALNWYVQYDEIPRSVLDGIAAKDSYKRNQAGAYVLDAQGDKVPKVTVRFQGTGTASNVGGVFGVSTTESTGFATNAELSKLTSSVGTLSPALAAGVRDLTLTVPVSTTSVALDLDPAVASGLVKVDGVLIDDTVARTVTLAASGTTNVVITSSAQDHTTLATYRLAIVRAAPAAVIDLTVSATTRCVAGKVVLTTTARNDSTATAAISIATPYATKSYPGIAAGKSATQADTTRAVSIPAGTATVTATATIDGAAVTTTKAAPYSARACG